A stretch of the Streptomyces ortus genome encodes the following:
- a CDS encoding S41 family peptidase — protein sequence MTQPASAASASAASAATSAYLRYPHLHGELITFTAEDDVWVAPLDGGRAWRVSADNVPVNHPRISPDGTTVAWTSTRDGAPEAHIAPVDGGPATRLTYWGSWKTQVRGWTPDGQVLALSSQGQASLRRSWARAVPLDGGPATTLPYGPVGDVAHGPGGTVLLSAPMGREAAWWKRYRGGTAGKLWIDRESGEERRGEFVRLHADLDGNIEYPSWVGERVVFLSDHEGVGAVYSSLADESDLVRHTGIEGFYARHAATDGTRVVYASAGELWILDDLDGAEPRRLDIRLGGQRVDLQPHPVNAARWFGAAAPDHTGRGSAVAVRGAVHWVTHRSGPARALAAEQGVRARLPRTFRADGEEHVVWVTDAEGDDALEFAPATGVAPGATPRRLAAGQLGRVLGLAMAPDGSRAAVASHDGRVLLVERETGEVREVDRSEDGEVLGLVFSPDSAWLAWSHPGPRPLRQLKLANTADLSVTEATPLRFRDYAPAFTLDGKHLAFLSARSFDPVYDEHVFDLAFVGGSRPHLITLAATTPSPFGPQRHGRPFEAPDKDETPDSEGSPATRIDLDGLGDRIVPFPVEAARYTGLRAAKDGLLWLRHPVRGVLGASRATPDDPDPKTDLERYDLVQQRIEHLASDADGFMVTGDGKRILLWTDGKLKVVPSDRRASNDDESDTNITVDLSRIRRYVDPAAEWRQMYDETGRLMRDNFWRPDLGGTDWDGVLDRYRPVLDRVATHDDLVDLLWEVQGELGTSHAYVMPRGGFGHGERQGLLGADISRHEDGPQGAPLWRIDRILPSETSDPDAQSPLAAPGVAVRAGDAIVAVSGQPVDPVAGPWPLLVGTAGKPVELTVSPAGGGDPRHAVVVPMSDEEPLRYHAWVADRRAYVHEKSGGRLGYLHVPDMQAPGWAQIHRDLRIEVAREGLVVDIRENRGGHTSQLVIEKLARRIVGWDLARGMRPTSYPEDAPRGPVVAVANEFSGSDGDIVNAAIKALGIGPVVGTRTWGGVVGIDSRYRLVDGTLVTQPKYAFWLEGYEWGVENHGVDPDVEVIQTPQDHAAGRDVQLDEAIRIALEGLEERPAKAAPELPGA from the coding sequence GTGACACAGCCTGCATCCGCCGCATCCGCATCCGCCGCATCCGCCGCGACCTCCGCGTATCTCCGGTATCCGCACCTGCACGGTGAGTTGATCACCTTCACCGCCGAGGACGACGTCTGGGTGGCGCCGCTCGACGGCGGCCGTGCCTGGCGGGTCAGTGCCGACAACGTCCCCGTCAACCATCCACGGATCTCCCCCGACGGGACGACCGTGGCCTGGACCTCGACCCGCGACGGCGCCCCCGAGGCGCACATCGCCCCCGTCGACGGAGGCCCCGCCACACGCCTGACGTACTGGGGCAGTTGGAAGACCCAGGTGCGCGGCTGGACCCCCGACGGGCAGGTGCTCGCGCTCAGCTCGCAGGGCCAGGCGAGCCTGCGCCGCAGCTGGGCCCGCGCGGTCCCGCTCGACGGCGGCCCCGCGACCACCCTCCCGTACGGGCCCGTCGGCGATGTGGCCCACGGCCCCGGCGGAACCGTTCTGCTGTCCGCGCCCATGGGCCGCGAGGCCGCCTGGTGGAAGCGCTACCGGGGCGGCACCGCGGGCAAGCTGTGGATCGACCGCGAGAGCGGGGAGGAGCGGCGCGGCGAGTTCGTACGGCTGCACGCCGATCTCGACGGGAACATCGAGTACCCCTCGTGGGTCGGGGAGCGGGTCGTCTTTCTCTCCGACCACGAAGGCGTGGGAGCCGTGTACTCCTCCCTCGCCGACGAGTCGGACCTGGTGCGGCACACCGGGATCGAGGGCTTCTACGCCCGGCACGCCGCCACCGACGGGACCCGCGTCGTGTACGCGTCCGCCGGTGAGCTGTGGATCCTCGACGACCTCGACGGGGCCGAGCCGCGCCGGCTCGACATCCGGCTCGGCGGACAGCGCGTCGACCTGCAGCCGCATCCCGTGAACGCCGCCCGCTGGTTCGGCGCCGCCGCCCCCGACCACACCGGACGCGGCAGCGCGGTCGCCGTGCGCGGAGCCGTCCACTGGGTCACCCACCGCTCGGGCCCCGCCCGCGCGCTCGCCGCCGAACAGGGCGTACGGGCCAGGCTGCCCCGCACCTTCCGCGCCGACGGCGAGGAACACGTGGTGTGGGTGACCGACGCGGAGGGCGACGACGCGCTGGAGTTCGCCCCGGCGACCGGCGTGGCACCCGGCGCCACCCCGCGCAGGCTCGCCGCCGGACAGCTCGGCCGCGTCCTCGGGCTCGCCATGGCACCCGACGGCAGCCGGGCCGCGGTCGCCTCGCACGACGGACGCGTCCTGCTCGTCGAACGCGAGACCGGCGAGGTCCGCGAGGTGGACCGAAGCGAGGACGGCGAGGTCCTGGGGCTCGTCTTCTCACCCGACTCGGCCTGGCTGGCCTGGTCGCATCCCGGTCCGCGCCCGCTGCGCCAGCTCAAGCTCGCCAACACCGCCGACCTGTCGGTGACCGAGGCGACCCCGCTGCGCTTCCGCGACTACGCGCCCGCGTTCACCCTCGACGGGAAGCACCTGGCCTTCCTGTCCGCGCGCTCCTTCGACCCCGTCTACGACGAGCACGTCTTCGACCTCGCCTTCGTCGGGGGCTCCCGGCCGCATCTCATCACCCTCGCCGCGACCACCCCCTCGCCCTTCGGGCCGCAGCGGCACGGGCGGCCCTTCGAGGCGCCCGACAAGGACGAGACACCCGACAGCGAGGGCTCCCCGGCCACCCGCATCGACCTCGACGGGCTCGGGGACCGCATCGTGCCGTTCCCCGTCGAGGCCGCCCGCTACACCGGACTGCGGGCCGCCAAGGACGGACTGCTGTGGCTGCGGCACCCCGTGCGCGGTGTGCTGGGCGCCTCCCGCGCCACCCCCGACGACCCGGACCCCAAGACCGACCTGGAGCGCTACGACCTCGTCCAGCAGCGCATCGAGCACCTCGCCTCGGACGCCGACGGCTTCATGGTCACCGGCGACGGCAAGCGGATCCTGCTGTGGACCGACGGCAAGCTGAAGGTCGTACCGAGCGACCGGCGCGCCTCGAACGACGACGAGAGCGACACCAACATCACCGTCGACCTGTCACGCATCCGCCGATACGTCGACCCGGCCGCCGAGTGGCGCCAGATGTACGACGAGACCGGCCGCCTCATGCGCGACAACTTCTGGCGCCCCGACCTGGGCGGCACCGACTGGGACGGCGTACTGGACCGCTACCGGCCCGTCCTCGACCGGGTCGCCACCCACGACGACCTGGTCGACCTCCTCTGGGAGGTGCAGGGCGAGCTCGGCACCTCGCACGCGTACGTCATGCCGCGCGGCGGGTTCGGGCACGGGGAGCGGCAGGGGCTGCTCGGCGCCGACATCTCCCGCCACGAGGACGGCCCGCAAGGGGCGCCGCTGTGGCGTATCGACCGCATCCTGCCCTCCGAGACCTCCGACCCCGACGCGCAGTCGCCGCTCGCGGCGCCCGGCGTCGCGGTGCGCGCGGGCGACGCGATCGTGGCCGTCTCCGGGCAGCCCGTCGACCCGGTCGCGGGGCCCTGGCCGCTGCTCGTCGGCACGGCCGGCAAGCCCGTCGAGCTGACCGTCTCCCCGGCGGGCGGCGGCGATCCGCGGCACGCGGTGGTCGTGCCGATGTCCGACGAGGAGCCGCTGCGCTACCACGCGTGGGTCGCCGACCGGCGCGCCTACGTGCACGAGAAGTCCGGCGGCCGGCTCGGGTATCTGCACGTGCCCGACATGCAGGCGCCCGGCTGGGCGCAGATCCACCGCGACCTGCGGATCGAGGTGGCGCGGGAGGGTCTGGTCGTGGACATCCGCGAGAACCGCGGCGGGCACACCTCGCAGCTCGTCATCGAGAAGCTCGCCCGGCGCATCGTGGGCTGGGACCTCGCGCGGGGGATGCGGCCGACGAGCTATCCGGAGGACGCGCCCCGCGGGCCCGTCGTGGCCGTCGCCAACGAGTTCTCCGGTTCGGACGGGGACATCGTGAACGCGGCGATCAAGGCGCTGGGGATCGGGCCGGTCGTGGGCACGCGTACGTGGGGCGGGGTCGTCGGGATCGACAGCCGGTACCGGCTGGTCGACGGGACGCTGGTCACCCAGCCCAAGTACGCGTTCTGGCTTGAGGGGTACGAGTGGGGGGTGGAGAACCACGGGGTCGATCCGGACGTCGAGGTGATCCAGACGCCGCAGGATCACGCCGCGGGGCGTGACGTACAGCTCGACGAGGCGATTCGCATCGCGCTGGAGGGGCTGGAGGAGAGGCCGGCGAAGGCGGCGCCGGAGTTGCCGGGGGCGTGA
- the hrcA gene encoding heat-inducible transcriptional repressor HrcA, which produces MLSERRLEVLRAIVQDYVGTEEPVGSKALTERHRLGVSPATVRNDMAVLEDEGYIAQPHTSAGRIPTDKGYRLFVDKLAGVKPMTPPERRAIHHFLDGAVDLDDVVGRTVRLLAQLTRQVAVVQYPSLTRSTVRHVELLALAPARVMLVLITDTGRVEQRMVDCPAPFGEVSVADLRARLNSRITGRRFADVPQLVQDLPDAFESEDRGTVATVLSTLLETLVEETEERLMIGGTANLTRFGHDFPLTIRPVLEALEEQVVLLKLLGEVNDSGMAVRIGHENAHEGLNSTSVVSVGYGSGGEAVAKLGVVGPTRMDYPGTMGAVRAVARYVGQILAES; this is translated from the coding sequence ATGCTCAGTGAACGCAGACTCGAAGTGCTGCGCGCCATCGTCCAGGACTACGTGGGCACGGAGGAGCCGGTCGGCTCGAAGGCGCTCACGGAACGACACCGGCTGGGCGTCTCGCCGGCGACCGTCCGCAACGACATGGCGGTCCTCGAGGACGAGGGGTACATCGCGCAGCCGCACACCAGTGCGGGGCGCATCCCCACGGACAAGGGCTACCGCCTGTTCGTCGACAAGCTCGCGGGCGTCAAACCGATGACCCCGCCCGAGCGGCGGGCGATCCACCACTTCCTGGACGGCGCCGTCGACCTCGACGACGTCGTGGGGCGGACCGTGCGGCTCCTCGCACAGCTCACCCGCCAGGTGGCCGTCGTCCAGTACCCGTCACTGACCCGCTCGACCGTGCGTCATGTGGAGCTGCTCGCGCTGGCCCCGGCCCGCGTCATGCTCGTACTGATCACGGACACCGGGCGGGTCGAGCAGCGCATGGTGGACTGTCCGGCCCCCTTCGGGGAGGTCTCCGTGGCGGATCTGCGCGCGCGTCTCAACAGCCGGATCACGGGGCGCCGTTTCGCGGATGTCCCCCAACTGGTGCAGGATCTCCCCGACGCCTTCGAGTCGGAGGACAGGGGCACGGTCGCGACCGTGCTCTCCACCCTCCTGGAGACTCTCGTCGAGGAGACCGAGGAGCGGCTGATGATCGGCGGAACCGCCAATCTGACGCGCTTCGGACATGATTTTCCCCTCACCATCCGTCCGGTGCTCGAAGCGTTGGAGGAGCAGGTCGTGCTCCTCAAACTCCTGGGTGAGGTCAACGATTCGGGCATGGCCGTACGGATCGGTCACGAGAACGCCCATGAGGGACTCAACTCCACTTCTGTGGTCTCGGTCGGCTACGGTTCGGGCGGCGAAGCAGTCGCCAAACTCGGTGTGGTCGGACCGACACGCATGGATTACCCCGGAACGATGGGAGCGGTACGAGCGGTGGCACGGTACGTAGGACAGATCCTGGCGGAGTCGTAA
- a CDS encoding histidine triad nucleotide-binding protein: protein MAGEPQDDCLFCKIVGGKIPATVVRETDTTLAFRDINPQAPTHILVIPKVHHPDAASLAAAEPAILADVVREAGEVAAEEKLDSYRLVFNTGSGAGQTVFHAHAHVLGGRGLQWPPG from the coding sequence ATGGCAGGGGAACCGCAGGACGACTGTCTGTTCTGCAAGATCGTCGGGGGGAAGATCCCGGCGACCGTCGTTCGTGAGACCGACACGACTCTGGCCTTCCGGGACATAAACCCGCAGGCACCCACCCACATCCTGGTGATTCCGAAGGTCCACCACCCGGACGCCGCCTCCCTCGCCGCCGCCGAACCGGCGATCCTCGCCGACGTCGTGCGCGAGGCCGGTGAGGTCGCCGCCGAGGAGAAGCTCGACAGCTACCGCCTCGTCTTCAACACCGGCAGCGGCGCCGGCCAGACCGTCTTCCACGCGCACGCCCATGTGCTGGGCGGTCGCGGCCTGCAGTGGCCCCCCGGATAA
- a CDS encoding carbohydrate kinase family protein → MTATNGKGPYRQAQFDPLAELRRSDDPPWDVYLTGTVFLDIIFTGLDTAPVRGTESWARGMGSSPGGVANMATALARLGLKTSLAAAFGDDHYGEYCWDALEQGEHIDLSTSRTAPGWHSPVTVSMAYEGERTMVSHGHEPPPEEPAPDCSPRARAAVASLTPGTSAHWIAGAAERGTRIFADVGWDDTGRWDLAGLPDLRHCEAFLPNAEEAMRYTGASCPRAAAHALTEHVPLAVVTLGAEGAYAVDRRTGETAEVPAIEVEAMDPTGAGDVFVAGFVTGTLAGWPLADRLAFAGLTAALSVQEFGGSLSAPGWSEIAAWWRRVQSYDHQDPAALGRYAFLEPLLPGSARPWPLRRAVPTIGFRSSA, encoded by the coding sequence GTGACCGCGACCAACGGGAAGGGACCGTACCGACAGGCCCAGTTCGACCCACTGGCCGAACTGCGCCGCTCCGACGACCCGCCCTGGGACGTCTATCTCACCGGCACCGTCTTCCTCGACATCATCTTCACCGGACTCGACACCGCCCCCGTCCGCGGGACCGAGTCCTGGGCCCGCGGCATGGGATCGAGCCCCGGCGGCGTGGCGAACATGGCGACCGCGCTGGCCAGGCTCGGCCTGAAGACCTCCCTCGCGGCGGCCTTCGGGGACGACCACTACGGGGAGTACTGCTGGGACGCCCTGGAGCAGGGCGAGCACATCGACCTCTCCACGTCCCGCACCGCGCCCGGCTGGCACTCCCCGGTGACCGTCTCGATGGCGTACGAGGGCGAGCGGACCATGGTCAGCCACGGCCACGAGCCGCCCCCGGAGGAACCCGCCCCCGACTGCTCGCCCCGCGCGCGGGCGGCCGTCGCCTCGCTGACACCGGGTACCAGCGCGCACTGGATCGCCGGGGCGGCGGAGCGGGGCACCCGCATCTTCGCCGACGTGGGCTGGGACGACACGGGCCGCTGGGACCTCGCCGGGCTCCCCGACCTGCGGCACTGCGAGGCGTTCCTGCCGAACGCCGAGGAGGCCATGCGGTACACGGGCGCCTCATGTCCCCGCGCCGCCGCGCACGCGCTCACCGAGCACGTACCGCTGGCCGTCGTCACGCTCGGTGCCGAGGGCGCGTACGCCGTGGACCGCAGGACCGGTGAGACCGCGGAGGTGCCGGCCATCGAGGTCGAGGCGATGGATCCGACCGGCGCCGGGGACGTCTTCGTCGCGGGGTTCGTGACGGGCACGCTGGCCGGCTGGCCGCTCGCCGACCGCCTCGCCTTCGCGGGCCTCACCGCGGCCCTCTCGGTCCAGGAGTTCGGCGGATCGCTGTCCGCGCCCGGCTGGTCGGAGATCGCCGCCTGGTGGCGCCGCGTGCAGTCCTACGACCACCAGGACCCCGCGGCGCTCGGCCGGTACGCCTTCCTGGAACCGCTGCTTCCGGGGAGCGCCCGCCCCTGGCCCCTGAGACGGGCCGTACCGACGATCGGCTTCCGCAGCTCCGCGTGA
- a CDS encoding ribonuclease Z, whose product MSVRELVVLGTASQVPTRHRNHNGYLLRWDGEGILFDPGEGTQRQMLRAGVAAHDLHRICVTHFHGDHSLGLAGVIQRINLDRVPHEISAHYPRSGQKFFDRLRYATAYRETVALTEAPVDADGVLATAKAYTLEARGLSHPVESYGYRLVEPDGRRMLGDRLAAHGIKGPDVGRIQREGVLGDVTLDDVSEVRRGQRFAFVMDTRLCDGVYALAEGCDLLVIESTFLDEDVRLAVDHGHLTAGQAATVARDAGVRHLVLTHFSQRYSDPAEFERQARAAGFEGELTVAHDLLRVPVPKRR is encoded by the coding sequence GTGTCCGTACGTGAATTGGTGGTCCTCGGGACCGCCAGCCAGGTCCCCACCCGGCACCGCAACCACAACGGCTATCTGCTGCGCTGGGACGGCGAGGGCATCCTCTTCGATCCCGGCGAGGGCACGCAGCGGCAGATGCTGCGTGCCGGGGTCGCCGCGCACGACCTGCACCGGATCTGCGTCACGCACTTCCACGGGGACCACTCGCTGGGCCTGGCCGGGGTGATCCAGCGGATCAACCTCGACCGGGTGCCGCACGAGATCAGCGCGCACTATCCGCGCTCCGGGCAGAAGTTCTTCGACCGGCTGCGGTACGCGACCGCCTACCGCGAGACGGTCGCGCTCACCGAGGCCCCGGTGGACGCCGACGGGGTCCTCGCCACCGCGAAGGCGTACACGCTGGAGGCGCGCGGGCTGTCCCATCCCGTCGAGTCGTACGGGTACCGGCTCGTCGAGCCCGACGGGCGGCGGATGCTGGGCGACCGGCTCGCCGCGCACGGGATCAAGGGGCCGGACGTGGGGCGGATCCAGCGGGAGGGCGTGCTCGGGGACGTCACGCTGGACGACGTGAGCGAGGTGCGGCGCGGGCAGCGGTTCGCGTTCGTCATGGACACCCGGCTGTGCGACGGGGTGTACGCGCTCGCCGAGGGCTGCGATCTGCTCGTCATCGAGTCGACGTTCCTGGACGAGGACGTGCGGCTCGCCGTCGACCACGGGCACCTCACCGCCGGGCAGGCGGCGACCGTGGCGCGCGACGCCGGCGTACGGCATCTGGTGCTCACGCACTTCAGCCAGCGGTACTCCGATCCGGCCGAGTTCGAGCGGCAGGCGCGGGCCGCCGGGTTCGAGGGGGAGCTGACCGTGGCACACGATCTGCTGAGGGTGCCGGTTCCGAAGCGTCGGTGA
- the dnaJ gene encoding molecular chaperone DnaJ, with amino-acid sequence MATDYYAVLGVRRDASQDEIKKAFRRLARELHPDVNPDPKTQERFKEINAAYEVLSDPQKKQVYDLGGDPLSQQGGGGAGGFGAGGFGNFSDIMDAFFGTASQRGPRSRTRRGQDAMIRLEIELDEAAFGTTKDIQVDTAVVCTTCSGEGAAPGTSAQTCDMCRGRGEVSQVTRSFLGQVMTSRPCPQCQGFGTVVPTPCPECAGDGRVRSRRTLTVKIPAGVDNGTRIQLAGEGEVGPGGGPAGDLYVEIHELPHNMFQRRGDDLHCTVTIPMTAAALGTKVPLETLDGLEEVDIRPGTQSGQSIPKHGRGITHLRGGGRGDLIVHVEVMTPTKLDPEMERVLRELAQLRGEERPTGQFQPGQQGLFSRLKDAFNGRT; translated from the coding sequence GTGGCCACGGACTACTACGCCGTACTCGGCGTGCGCCGCGACGCGTCCCAGGACGAGATCAAGAAGGCATTCCGGCGGCTCGCCCGCGAGCTGCACCCGGACGTCAATCCCGATCCGAAGACGCAAGAGCGCTTCAAGGAGATCAACGCCGCCTACGAGGTGTTGTCGGACCCGCAGAAGAAGCAGGTCTACGACCTCGGCGGCGACCCGCTGTCCCAGCAGGGCGGCGGAGGCGCGGGCGGCTTCGGCGCCGGTGGCTTCGGGAACTTCTCGGACATCATGGACGCGTTCTTCGGCACGGCGTCGCAGCGTGGCCCGCGGTCGCGCACGCGGCGCGGCCAGGACGCGATGATCCGGCTGGAGATAGAGCTCGACGAGGCGGCCTTCGGCACGACGAAGGACATCCAGGTCGACACGGCCGTCGTCTGCACCACCTGCAGCGGTGAGGGCGCGGCCCCCGGCACCTCCGCGCAGACCTGTGACATGTGCCGCGGTCGCGGCGAGGTGTCCCAGGTCACGCGGTCCTTCCTGGGCCAGGTCATGACGTCCCGGCCGTGTCCGCAGTGCCAGGGCTTCGGGACCGTCGTCCCGACGCCGTGCCCCGAGTGCGCGGGCGACGGACGGGTCCGCTCACGCCGGACCCTGACCGTGAAGATCCCGGCCGGTGTCGACAACGGCACCCGGATCCAGCTCGCGGGCGAGGGCGAGGTCGGCCCCGGCGGCGGCCCCGCCGGCGACCTGTACGTGGAGATCCACGAGCTGCCGCACAACATGTTCCAGCGGCGCGGCGACGATCTGCACTGCACGGTCACCATCCCGATGACCGCGGCGGCGCTCGGCACCAAGGTCCCGCTGGAGACGCTCGACGGGCTCGAAGAGGTCGACATCCGCCCCGGTACGCAGTCCGGGCAGTCGATCCCCAAGCACGGGCGCGGCATCACGCATCTGCGGGGCGGCGGACGCGGCGACCTCATCGTGCACGTCGAGGTCATGACGCCCACGAAACTCGACCCCGAGATGGAGCGGGTCCTGCGGGAGCTGGCCCAGCTGCGCGGCGAGGAGCGGCCCACCGGGCAGTTCCAGCCCGGTCAGCAGGGCTTGTTCTCCCGGCTGAAGGATGCCTTCAACGGCCGTACCTGA
- a CDS encoding 16S rRNA (uracil(1498)-N(3))-methyltransferase: MTAPVFVVDEVPGGPRFVLDGPEGRHAVSVKRLRTGEDVVLTDGRGRWAEGVVMTAEGKDRLVVADLHAVHEEPPPAPRITVVQALPKGDRGELAVETMSETGVDAIVPWAASRCITQWKGERGAKALGKWRATAREAGKQSRRVRFAEVADAMTTKQVAAFLAKAEFAAVLHEDRGYPAEPLATVELPAAGEIVLVVGPEGGVSPEELATFAEAGARACRLGRSVLRTSTAGTAAVALLLGRTGRWS, translated from the coding sequence ATGACCGCGCCGGTGTTCGTGGTGGACGAGGTGCCGGGCGGGCCGCGGTTCGTGCTCGACGGGCCCGAGGGGCGTCACGCGGTGTCCGTGAAGCGGCTGCGGACCGGTGAGGACGTGGTCCTCACCGACGGGCGCGGACGCTGGGCCGAGGGTGTCGTCATGACGGCCGAGGGCAAGGACCGGCTCGTCGTGGCGGACCTCCACGCCGTGCACGAGGAGCCGCCGCCCGCTCCTCGTATCACCGTCGTGCAGGCGCTGCCCAAAGGCGATCGCGGTGAACTGGCCGTCGAGACCATGTCGGAGACCGGCGTCGACGCGATCGTCCCCTGGGCGGCGTCCCGTTGCATCACGCAGTGGAAGGGCGAGCGGGGGGCGAAGGCGCTCGGGAAGTGGCGGGCCACCGCGCGCGAGGCGGGCAAGCAGTCGCGGCGGGTGCGGTTCGCGGAGGTCGCGGACGCGATGACGACGAAGCAGGTTGCCGCGTTTCTCGCCAAAGCGGAGTTCGCGGCGGTGCTGCACGAGGACCGGGGGTATCCCGCCGAGCCGCTCGCCACGGTCGAGCTGCCCGCCGCGGGGGAGATCGTGCTTGTCGTGGGGCCCGAAGGGGGCGTCTCGCCGGAGGAGTTGGCGACCTTCGCCGAGGCCGGGGCGCGGGCCTGCCGGCTGGGACGCAGTGTGCTGCGGACGTCCACGGCGGGGACGGCGGCGGTGGCGCTGCTGCTGGGCCGGACGGGGCGTTGGTCGTAG
- a CDS encoding adenosine deaminase has product MPLPKAELHLHIEGTLEPELAFALADRNGITLPYADTEKLRTAYDFTDLQSFLNLYYGLMAVLRTENDFADLADAYLARAAAQGVRHAEIFFDPQAHLARGVGIETVVEGLGRALDRAEAVHGVSTQLIMCFLRDESAGSALKTLETAKPYLAPHGPIVGVGLDSAEVGHPPAKFREVYEAAAALGLRRVAHAGEEGPPAYITEALDVLGAERIDHGLRCMEDPELVARLVRDRVPLTLCPLSNVRLRAVDVLAEHPLPAMLDAGLLCTVNSDDPAYFGGYAGDTFYAVRTALGLSPERLRELARNSFVASFLEHDEERRARYIAEVEAYEFGA; this is encoded by the coding sequence ATGCCCCTCCCCAAAGCTGAACTGCACCTGCACATCGAAGGCACGCTGGAGCCCGAGCTGGCCTTCGCCCTGGCCGACCGCAACGGGATCACGCTGCCGTACGCGGACACGGAGAAGCTGCGCACGGCGTACGACTTCACCGATCTGCAGTCGTTCCTGAACCTGTACTACGGGCTCATGGCGGTGCTGCGGACCGAGAACGACTTCGCGGACCTCGCCGACGCGTATCTCGCGCGCGCCGCCGCCCAGGGGGTGCGGCACGCGGAGATCTTCTTCGACCCGCAGGCGCACCTCGCGCGCGGTGTCGGGATCGAGACGGTGGTCGAAGGGCTCGGGCGGGCGCTCGACCGCGCCGAGGCCGTGCACGGGGTCTCCACCCAGCTGATCATGTGCTTCCTGCGGGACGAGTCCGCCGGCTCGGCGCTGAAGACCCTGGAGACCGCGAAGCCCTACCTGGCGCCGCACGGCCCCATCGTCGGCGTCGGACTCGACTCCGCCGAGGTCGGACACCCGCCCGCCAAGTTCCGCGAGGTGTACGAGGCCGCCGCCGCGCTGGGACTGCGACGGGTCGCGCACGCGGGCGAGGAGGGGCCACCCGCGTACATCACCGAGGCGCTCGACGTGCTCGGCGCCGAGCGGATCGACCACGGACTGCGCTGCATGGAGGACCCGGAGCTGGTGGCCCGGCTGGTACGGGACCGGGTGCCGCTGACGCTGTGCCCGCTGTCCAACGTACGGCTGAGGGCCGTCGACGTCCTGGCGGAGCACCCGCTGCCCGCGATGCTCGACGCGGGACTGCTGTGCACCGTCAACTCCGACGACCCCGCCTACTTCGGCGGCTACGCCGGGGACACCTTCTACGCCGTGCGTACGGCCCTCGGGCTCTCCCCGGAGCGGCTGCGCGAATTGGCCCGCAACTCGTTCGTCGCCTCCTTCCTGGAACACGACGAGGAGCGGCGGGCCCGGTACATCGCCGAGGTGGAGGCGTACGAGTTCGGGGCGTGA
- a CDS encoding nitronate monooxygenase: MSSALTDLFPLPIVQAPMAGGVSVPQLAAAVSEAGGLGFLAAGYKTADGMYQDIKQLRGATTRPFGVNLFMPQPEYPGASTGSTGAAGAALPSAAAVEVYAHQLAGESSWYETELGDPDSGRDDGYDAKLAVLLDNPVPVVSFHFGCPTRDVLDSLSRAGTLTLVTATTAEEAQAVQWAGADAVIVQGVEAGGHQGTHRDNPETDGSGIGLMSLIGLVRETVQIPIIAAGGIMRGSQIAAALAAGASAAQLGTAFLATPESGANALHKQALTNPLFVRTQLTRAFSGRPARGLMNRFMREHGPYAPAAYPEVHHLTSALRKAAAKAGDAQGMALWAGQGHRLARELPAGQLVEVLAAELAAARTALSDGPGGGVGR; this comes from the coding sequence ATGTCCTCCGCGCTGACCGATCTTTTCCCCCTCCCGATCGTGCAGGCCCCGATGGCGGGCGGTGTCTCCGTGCCGCAGCTCGCCGCGGCCGTGTCCGAGGCCGGGGGGCTCGGTTTCCTCGCCGCCGGCTACAAGACGGCCGACGGCATGTACCAGGACATCAAGCAGCTGCGCGGCGCCACCACCAGGCCGTTCGGCGTGAACCTCTTCATGCCCCAGCCCGAGTACCCCGGTGCAAGCACCGGCTCCACCGGAGCGGCTGGCGCCGCGCTCCCTTCTGCGGCAGCCGTCGAGGTCTACGCCCACCAGCTCGCCGGTGAGTCCTCCTGGTACGAGACCGAACTGGGCGACCCCGACAGCGGACGCGACGACGGCTACGACGCCAAGCTCGCCGTCCTCCTCGACAACCCGGTGCCGGTCGTCTCCTTCCACTTCGGCTGCCCCACCCGCGACGTCCTGGACTCCCTGAGCCGGGCCGGGACGCTCACGCTGGTCACCGCGACCACCGCCGAGGAGGCGCAGGCCGTGCAGTGGGCGGGCGCCGACGCGGTGATCGTGCAGGGCGTCGAGGCCGGCGGCCACCAGGGCACCCACCGCGACAACCCGGAGACGGACGGCTCCGGCATCGGGCTGATGTCGCTCATCGGGCTGGTCCGCGAGACCGTGCAGATCCCGATCATCGCGGCCGGCGGCATCATGCGCGGCAGCCAGATCGCCGCCGCGCTGGCCGCCGGAGCGAGCGCCGCCCAGCTCGGCACGGCCTTCCTCGCCACCCCCGAGTCCGGCGCCAACGCCCTGCACAAGCAGGCGCTGACCAACCCCCTCTTCGTCCGTACGCAGTTGACGCGGGCGTTCTCCGGCAGGCCCGCGCGCGGACTGATGAACCGCTTCATGCGCGAGCACGGGCCGTACGCGCCCGCCGCCTACCCCGAGGTGCACCACCTCACCTCCGCGCTGCGCAAGGCCGCCGCCAAGGCGGGGGACGCGCAGGGCATGGCGCTGTGGGCGGGACAGGGGCACCGGCTCGCCCGCGAACTGCCCGCCGGACAGCTCGTGGAGGTGCTCGCGGCCGAACTCGCCGCCGCCAGGACAGCGTTGTCGGACGGGCCGGGCGGGGGCGTCGGGCGATGA